From one Rhizobium sp. CIAT894 genomic stretch:
- a CDS encoding putative DNA modification/repair radical SAM protein codes for MKKSLAERLAILSDAAKYDASCASSGTVKRDSSASGGLGSTEGSGICHAYAPDGRCISLLKILLTNFCIYDCAYCVNRSSSNVERARFTAEEVVWLTLEFYRRNYIEGLFLSSGIIRSSDYTMEEMVRIARELRVIHHFRGYIHLKAIPEASPHLLEEAGLHADRLSLNIELPTDSGITRFAPEKKPANIRRSMGDLRLKIEAAGEPTLKTKKRQRFVPAGQSTQMIVGADGANDATILASSGRLYSSYGLKRVYYSAFSPIPDSSKNLPLIKPPLMREHRLYQADWLYRFYGFGIDEITANQAGGMLDLNLDPKLAWALANRGEFPVDINKAEREWLLRVPGLGTKTVKAIVSARRFRRLRLDDLSRLGVSIRKVQSFICAEGWSPRRLIDRPDLRAMFEPQPEQLSLL; via the coding sequence ATGAAGAAGTCGCTTGCCGAACGCTTGGCCATTCTTTCCGACGCCGCGAAATATGACGCTTCCTGCGCCTCCAGCGGCACGGTGAAACGCGATTCGAGCGCAAGTGGAGGACTGGGTTCGACCGAGGGATCCGGTATCTGCCATGCCTATGCCCCGGATGGGCGGTGCATTTCGCTTCTGAAGATCCTACTCACCAATTTCTGCATCTATGACTGCGCCTATTGCGTCAATCGCTCGTCGAGCAATGTCGAGCGGGCACGTTTCACGGCGGAGGAGGTCGTCTGGCTGACGCTGGAATTCTACCGCCGCAACTATATCGAAGGCCTTTTCCTTTCCTCCGGGATCATTCGCTCTTCCGACTACACGATGGAGGAGATGGTCCGCATCGCCCGTGAACTGCGCGTGATCCATCATTTTCGCGGTTATATCCATCTGAAAGCGATCCCCGAGGCGTCGCCGCATCTGCTCGAGGAGGCGGGGCTTCATGCCGACAGGCTGTCGCTCAATATCGAACTGCCGACCGACAGCGGCATCACCCGCTTTGCGCCGGAGAAGAAACCCGCCAATATCCGCCGATCGATGGGCGATCTCAGGCTGAAGATCGAGGCGGCCGGCGAACCGACGCTGAAGACGAAGAAACGCCAGCGTTTCGTTCCTGCCGGCCAGAGCACGCAGATGATCGTCGGCGCCGACGGTGCGAATGATGCGACGATCCTTGCGAGCAGCGGCCGGCTCTACAGCAGCTACGGCCTGAAGCGCGTTTATTATTCCGCCTTCAGCCCGATCCCGGATTCGTCGAAAAACCTGCCGCTGATCAAGCCGCCGCTGATGCGCGAGCATCGGCTTTACCAGGCCGACTGGCTCTATCGCTTCTACGGTTTCGGCATCGACGAGATTACCGCCAACCAGGCGGGCGGCATGCTCGATCTCAATCTCGATCCGAAGCTCGCCTGGGCGCTCGCCAACCGGGGCGAATTTCCCGTCGATATCAACAAGGCCGAACGCGAGTGGTTGCTGCGCGTGCCCGGGCTCGGCACCAAGACGGTAAAGGCGATCGTTTCGGCCCGCCGCTTTCGCCGTCTGCGCCTCGACGATCTCTCGCGGCTCGGCGTTTCGATCAGGAAGGTCCAATCCTTCATTTGCGCCGAAGGCTGGTCGCCGCGGCGGCTGATCGACAGGCCGGATCTTCGCGCCATGTTCGAGCCGCAACCTGAACAATTGTCGTTGCTGTGA
- a CDS encoding ATP-binding protein, translated as MHKSAMSLSLSPLWSSLPLQHRIRRMWWAFAAIALAAVIASLWAGGEIGRYQAETALEEQARTDARLNAALLRTVLEKYRALPFVLSQDAALAAALAGNDAGTFEQLSRKLEVLAAGTKAAVIYVIDKDGIAVSASNWREPTSFVGNDYRFREYFQGAVAQGQAEHFALGTVSKKPGLYISERISGGGGLLGVVVVKVEFDDVEADWNASDAPSYVIDDRGIVLITSIPSWRFMTIGRIADDRLTAIRESLQFGDAPLQPLPLDTVRSLGDRLDVVEIVMPGGAGKTRFLDVGMPVPATAWHLQHLVALGPSVDAGIREARMLALLILLPLLAGAAFLLRRRQAVTLKIFREQQAREELERRVAERTLDLSQARDRLQAEITGHRSTEQKLQAVQQDLVQANRLAILGQVAAGVAHEINQPVATIRAYADNARTFLDRGQTAPAGENLESIAALTERIGSITEELKTFARKGRGNAEPTGLKDVIEGAVMLLRSRFAGRMDTLDIDLPPAELQVMGNRIRLEQVLINLLQNALEAVAPKAEEGRVDVRTSIDAEMVTLTVADNGPGISPEIRKGLFTPFNTSKESGLGLGLVISKDIVGDYGGGMEVESDDSGTRFMVHLKKA; from the coding sequence ATGCACAAATCCGCCATGTCCTTGTCTCTGTCGCCGCTGTGGTCTTCCCTGCCCCTGCAGCACCGCATCCGCCGGATGTGGTGGGCTTTTGCGGCGATCGCGCTTGCCGCCGTCATTGCAAGCCTGTGGGCCGGCGGCGAGATCGGCCGCTACCAGGCCGAGACGGCCCTCGAAGAACAGGCGCGCACCGACGCAAGGCTGAATGCGGCATTGCTGCGCACGGTCCTCGAAAAATACCGGGCGCTTCCCTTCGTGCTGTCGCAGGACGCTGCCCTCGCAGCCGCACTGGCAGGAAACGATGCCGGCACGTTCGAGCAGCTCAGCCGGAAACTGGAAGTCCTGGCGGCGGGGACGAAGGCTGCCGTCATCTATGTCATCGACAAGGACGGCATTGCGGTTTCGGCCAGCAACTGGCGCGAACCGACGAGCTTCGTCGGCAATGACTATCGCTTCCGGGAATATTTTCAGGGGGCGGTGGCGCAAGGACAGGCCGAGCACTTCGCGCTCGGCACCGTCAGCAAGAAACCCGGCCTCTATATTTCCGAGCGGATATCTGGCGGCGGCGGGCTACTCGGCGTCGTCGTGGTCAAGGTGGAATTCGACGACGTCGAGGCGGATTGGAATGCCTCGGACGCACCGTCCTATGTCATCGACGATCGCGGCATCGTTCTCATCACCAGCATTCCCTCTTGGCGCTTCATGACGATCGGCCGGATTGCCGACGACCGGCTGACGGCGATCCGCGAAAGCCTGCAATTCGGCGATGCGCCGCTTCAGCCGCTGCCGCTCGATACGGTCCGAAGCCTCGGCGACAGGCTCGACGTCGTCGAAATCGTCATGCCGGGCGGCGCCGGGAAAACCAGGTTTCTCGATGTCGGGATGCCTGTTCCCGCCACAGCGTGGCATTTGCAGCATCTGGTGGCGCTGGGGCCGTCCGTCGATGCCGGCATTCGCGAAGCCCGGATGCTGGCATTGCTCATACTCCTGCCGCTGCTGGCAGGCGCTGCCTTCCTGTTGCGCCGCCGCCAGGCGGTCACCCTCAAAATTTTCAGGGAACAGCAGGCGCGGGAGGAACTGGAACGGCGTGTCGCCGAGCGGACGCTCGATCTCAGCCAGGCGCGCGACCGGCTGCAGGCGGAAATCACCGGCCACAGGAGCACGGAGCAGAAGCTGCAGGCCGTGCAGCAGGATCTGGTGCAGGCCAACCGGCTGGCGATCCTCGGTCAGGTGGCCGCCGGCGTCGCCCATGAGATCAATCAGCCGGTCGCAACCATCCGCGCCTACGCGGACAATGCCCGCACCTTTCTCGATCGCGGCCAGACGGCGCCCGCCGGTGAAAATCTCGAAAGTATCGCGGCGTTGACGGAACGCATCGGCTCGATCACCGAGGAGTTGAAGACCTTTGCCCGAAAGGGCCGCGGCAACGCCGAACCGACGGGATTGAAGGACGTCATCGAGGGCGCGGTGATGCTGTTGCGCAGCCGGTTTGCCGGCCGCATGGATACGCTCGACATCGACTTGCCGCCTGCCGAACTGCAGGTCATGGGAAACCGGATCCGTCTCGAGCAGGTGCTCATCAATCTGCTTCAGAACGCCCTGGAGGCTGTCGCGCCGAAAGCCGAAGAGGGTCGTGTCGACGTCAGGACGTCCATCGATGCGGAGATGGTGACACTGACGGTCGCCGACAACGGCCCCGGCATTTCGCCCGAGATCCGCAAGGGCCTGTTCACGCCGTTCAACACCTCGAAGGAAAGCGGTCTCGGCCTGGGGCTGGTCATCTCCAAGGATATCGTCGGCGATTACGGCGGCGGGATGGAGGTTGAGAGCGACGACAGCGGCACCCGATTCATGGTTCATCTGAAGAAAGCTTGA
- a CDS encoding UdgX family uracil-DNA binding protein (This protein belongs to the uracil DNA glycosylase superfamily, members of which act in excision repair of DNA. However, it belongs more specifically to UdgX branch, whose founding member was found to bind uracil in DNA (where it does not belong), without cleaving it, appears to promote DNA repair by a pathway involving RecA, rather than base excision.): protein MRRVVLAGRGELAEWRDAARAFAAAGIGPEEIDWREKGAEADLSFQRDAMPPAPAAARKLMTVPPAFLDLAETVLCHSDPARFSLLYRLLWRLQLDRQLLEVISDEDVVRARLMAKNVRRDAHKMTAFVRFKEVGAVTEGRRKFIAWFEPDHHIVRRTAPFFQRRFTDMDWLIATPKGSAAWDGERLTITGEPCEKPNLSDATDELWRTYYANIFNPARLKVKAMQAEMPKKYWRNLPEADLIPGLIASAESKVRAMAAREATQSLPFHDRLQQAARNHPADAEALAGTLEALSAEAAVCTRCPLHEKATQTVFGEGPRDAEVMFVGEQPGDQEDIAGRPFVGPAGRLLDQVIAEAGIDRSRLYVTNAVKHFKYEPRGKRRIHQKPNMGEVKHCRWWLDLEMELVKPKLIVAMGATALAALTDAKQCLQDIRGQAMVIEGGRTLFVTVHPSYLLRIPDERSKAEEFERFRDDMLKIQRLITATG from the coding sequence ATGCGCCGGGTCGTGCTTGCGGGGCGGGGCGAACTTGCCGAATGGCGCGATGCCGCACGCGCTTTTGCGGCCGCAGGCATCGGGCCTGAGGAGATCGACTGGCGCGAAAAAGGTGCGGAGGCGGATCTCTCATTCCAGCGCGACGCCATGCCGCCGGCGCCTGCGGCGGCACGCAAGCTGATGACGGTGCCGCCGGCCTTCCTCGACCTTGCCGAGACGGTTCTCTGCCATTCCGATCCGGCGCGGTTTTCCCTGCTTTACCGCCTGCTCTGGCGGCTGCAACTGGACCGGCAGTTGCTCGAGGTCATTTCCGATGAGGATGTGGTGCGGGCGAGGCTGATGGCGAAGAACGTTCGGCGCGATGCACACAAGATGACGGCCTTCGTGCGCTTCAAGGAGGTTGGTGCGGTGACGGAGGGCCGGCGAAAATTCATCGCCTGGTTCGAGCCGGACCATCATATCGTCAGGCGTACGGCGCCCTTCTTCCAGAGGCGCTTCACCGATATGGACTGGCTGATCGCAACGCCCAAGGGCTCGGCCGCCTGGGACGGGGAGCGGCTGACGATCACCGGCGAGCCTTGCGAGAAGCCCAATCTCAGCGATGCCACGGACGAACTCTGGCGTACCTACTACGCCAACATCTTCAATCCGGCGCGACTGAAGGTGAAAGCGATGCAGGCGGAGATGCCGAAGAAATACTGGAGGAACCTGCCGGAAGCCGATCTCATCCCAGGGCTGATTGCGTCGGCCGAGAGCAAGGTGCGAGCCATGGCGGCGCGCGAGGCGACGCAATCGCTGCCCTTTCACGACCGCTTGCAGCAGGCGGCGCGCAACCATCCCGCAGACGCCGAGGCTTTGGCCGGCACGCTGGAAGCCCTCAGCGCCGAGGCCGCCGTCTGCACCCGCTGCCCGCTGCACGAGAAGGCTACACAGACCGTGTTCGGGGAGGGGCCGCGCGATGCGGAGGTGATGTTTGTCGGCGAGCAGCCGGGCGACCAGGAAGATATTGCCGGCCGCCCCTTCGTCGGTCCGGCCGGCCGGTTGCTCGACCAGGTGATAGCAGAGGCGGGTATCGACCGCTCAAGGCTCTATGTTACCAATGCCGTCAAGCATTTCAAATATGAGCCGCGCGGCAAGCGCCGCATCCACCAGAAGCCCAATATGGGCGAGGTGAAACATTGCCGCTGGTGGCTCGATCTGGAAATGGAGCTGGTCAAGCCGAAGTTGATCGTTGCCATGGGGGCGACGGCGCTTGCGGCGCTGACCGATGCGAAGCAGTGTCTCCAGGATATCAGGGGGCAGGCGATGGTGATCGAAGGCGGGCGGACGCTGTTCGTGACAGTGCATCCGTCCTATCTGCTGCGGATTCCCGACGAGCGATCGAAAGCGGAGGAATTCGAACGATTTCGAGACGATATGCTGAAAATACAGCGGCTTATCACGGCGACCGGATAG
- a CDS encoding sigma-54 dependent transcriptional regulator, whose protein sequence is MATPMPVALIDDDKDLRCATAQTLELAGFSVSAYEGAKAALADLPADFAGPVVTDIRMPEIDGLQLFATLQKMDADLPVILMTGHGDIPMAVQAIQDGAYDFIAKPFPADRLVQSVRRASEKRRLVLENRLLRKAAEEAQENSPLIGQTPVMENLRKILRHIADTDVDVLVAGETGSGKEVVAQILHQWSHRRKGNFVALNCGALPETVIESELFGHEAGAFTGAQKRRTGRIEHASGGTLFLDEIESMPVATQVKMLRVLEMREITPLGTNEVRPVDLRVVAAAKIDLGDPELRGDFREDLYYRLNVVTISIPPLRERRDDIPLLFSHFAARAAERFRREVPQLTENVRRHLATHAWPGNVRELSHYAERVVLGVEGGAAAPIPAQPTGGTLPERLERYEAEIIREALTANDGDVRSTIEALGIPRKTFYDKLQRHGINRGGYSARK, encoded by the coding sequence ATGGCCACACCGATGCCCGTTGCGCTGATCGACGACGACAAGGATTTGCGCTGCGCCACGGCCCAGACGCTCGAACTCGCCGGATTTTCCGTGTCGGCCTATGAGGGCGCCAAGGCCGCGCTGGCCGACCTGCCAGCGGATTTTGCCGGCCCCGTCGTCACCGATATCCGCATGCCCGAAATCGACGGGCTGCAGCTCTTCGCCACGCTTCAGAAGATGGATGCCGACCTGCCGGTGATTCTGATGACCGGTCACGGCGATATTCCGATGGCCGTTCAGGCGATTCAGGACGGCGCCTATGATTTCATCGCCAAACCCTTTCCGGCCGACAGGCTCGTGCAGAGCGTGCGCCGGGCAAGCGAGAAAAGGCGGCTTGTTCTGGAAAACCGCCTGCTGCGCAAGGCTGCCGAAGAGGCGCAGGAGAATTCGCCGCTGATCGGCCAGACGCCGGTCATGGAAAATTTGCGGAAGATTCTGCGCCACATCGCCGATACCGATGTCGACGTGCTCGTCGCCGGCGAAACCGGCAGCGGCAAGGAAGTCGTCGCCCAGATCCTGCACCAGTGGAGCCACCGCCGGAAAGGCAATTTCGTGGCGCTGAACTGCGGGGCGCTTCCCGAAACCGTCATCGAAAGCGAGCTGTTCGGCCATGAGGCCGGCGCCTTTACCGGCGCTCAGAAGCGCCGCACCGGCCGCATCGAGCATGCAAGCGGCGGCACGCTTTTCCTCGACGAGATCGAGAGCATGCCTGTCGCCACCCAGGTCAAGATGCTGCGGGTGCTGGAGATGCGCGAAATCACGCCGCTCGGCACCAACGAGGTGCGCCCGGTCGATCTGCGCGTCGTCGCTGCGGCCAAGATCGATCTCGGCGATCCCGAACTGCGCGGCGATTTTCGCGAGGATCTCTATTACCGGCTGAATGTGGTGACGATCTCCATACCGCCGCTGCGGGAACGCCGCGACGATATTCCGCTGCTGTTTTCCCACTTCGCCGCGCGCGCCGCCGAGCGCTTCCGCAGAGAGGTGCCGCAGCTTACAGAGAATGTCCGCCGGCATCTCGCCACCCACGCCTGGCCGGGCAATGTCCGCGAGCTCTCGCATTATGCAGAACGCGTGGTCCTGGGTGTCGAAGGCGGCGCAGCCGCACCCATCCCTGCCCAGCCGACCGGCGGCACCCTGCCCGAACGGCTGGAACGCTACGAGGCCGAGATCATCCGCGAGGCACTCACGGCCAATGACGGCGACGTGCGCAGCACCATCGAGGCGCTCGGCATTCCGAGAAAGACGTTTTACGACAAGCTTCAGCGCCACGGCATCAACCGCGGCGGCTATTCCGCGCGCAAATAA
- a CDS encoding Lrp/AsnC family transcriptional regulator: protein MGRAELDVIDIKILRELQADGRMTNVELADRVGISAPPCLRRVRKLEEAGIIEGYHAMLNSPRLGFDLVAFCMVGLKHQSEGNLKAFAAATAEWPLVRQAWMVSGDSDFLLHCVAENLTHFQDFVIEVLTANEHVDTVRTMLTIRQVKKLGLVEV, encoded by the coding sequence GTGGGGCGCGCCGAACTCGACGTCATCGACATAAAGATACTCCGGGAATTGCAGGCCGATGGCCGCATGACCAATGTGGAGCTTGCCGATCGCGTCGGCATCTCGGCGCCGCCCTGCCTGCGCCGGGTGCGCAAGCTCGAAGAAGCCGGCATCATCGAGGGCTACCACGCGATGTTGAACAGCCCGAGGCTCGGCTTCGATCTGGTCGCTTTCTGCATGGTCGGCCTCAAGCACCAGTCGGAGGGCAATCTCAAGGCCTTTGCCGCCGCCACAGCCGAATGGCCGCTGGTGCGCCAGGCCTGGATGGTCTCCGGCGACAGCGATTTCCTGCTGCATTGCGTGGCGGAAAATCTCACCCATTTCCAGGATTTCGTCATCGAGGTGCTGACGGCGAACGAACATGTCGACACCGTGCGCACCATGCTGACGATCCGGCAGGTGAAGAAGCTCGGGCTGGTGGAAGTCTGA
- a CDS encoding glycosyltransferase family 4 protein, with product MPDIRDVEIIAPNFKRRLSGVTSTIVQLIPCQIRLGFRIATLGPGLPEGLPKLKWPQLAGFWRPPARRRYRVWHARRNNEMAAGILLRHVLRMPLKLLFTSAAQRRHTAYTKWLIRRMDTVIATSDRSGSFLEVPHTVIQHGVDLSLFHPPETADDGITATGLPGRYLVGCFGRVRHQKGTDLFVKAMIELLPQHPEWTAVVSGRVTAEHTAFGEQLKADVAAAGLGDRILFLGEVPDIKVWYRRLTLYVAPSRNEGFGLTPLEAMASRTAVVASDAGAYAELVAEGETGSVVVAGDGEALTRAIAPYIADPALAIAHGENALRHVRANFALEKEASAIGAIYDRLLGDNR from the coding sequence TTGCCGGATATTCGTGACGTCGAGATCATCGCGCCCAATTTCAAGCGCCGGCTCTCCGGCGTCACGTCGACCATCGTCCAGCTCATCCCCTGCCAGATCCGCCTCGGTTTCAGGATCGCGACGCTCGGCCCCGGCCTACCGGAAGGCCTGCCGAAACTGAAGTGGCCGCAGCTCGCCGGATTCTGGCGCCCGCCGGCGCGCCGGCGCTACCGCGTCTGGCATGCCCGCCGCAACAATGAGATGGCCGCCGGCATCCTGCTTCGCCATGTCCTGCGCATGCCGCTGAAGCTGCTCTTCACCTCGGCCGCGCAACGCCGCCACACTGCCTATACCAAATGGCTGATCCGCCGCATGGACACGGTGATCGCAACCAGCGACCGTTCCGGCTCCTTCCTCGAGGTGCCGCACACGGTCATCCAGCACGGCGTCGACCTTTCCCTGTTCCACCCGCCGGAAACGGCCGATGACGGCATAACCGCCACCGGCCTGCCAGGCCGCTATCTCGTCGGCTGTTTCGGCCGTGTGCGCCATCAGAAGGGCACCGACCTTTTCGTCAAGGCGATGATCGAGCTCTTGCCGCAGCACCCGGAATGGACGGCTGTTGTTTCCGGCCGGGTGACCGCGGAGCACACCGCCTTCGGCGAACAGCTCAAGGCCGATGTCGCCGCCGCCGGCCTCGGCGATCGTATCCTCTTCCTCGGCGAAGTGCCCGATATCAAGGTCTGGTATCGCCGCCTGACGCTTTACGTCGCCCCTTCCCGCAACGAGGGCTTCGGCCTGACGCCGCTCGAAGCCATGGCCTCCCGGACCGCCGTTGTGGCATCGGATGCGGGCGCCTATGCCGAACTCGTCGCCGAGGGCGAGACCGGCTCGGTGGTGGTTGCCGGCGACGGCGAAGCGCTGACGCGGGCGATCGCGCCCTATATCGCAGATCCCGCGCTGGCGATCGCCCATGGCGAGAATGCGCTGCGCCACGTCAGGGCGAATTTCGCGCTGGAGAAGGAAGCAAGTGCGATCGGCGCCATTTACGATCGCCTCCTCGGCGACAACCGCTGA
- a CDS encoding dicarboxylate/amino acid:cation symporter produces the protein MIAAPFDAVADSKGKKPFYSHLYVQVLAAIAAGILLGHFYPELGAQLKPLGDAFIKLVKMIIAPVIFLTVATGIAGMSDLKKVGRVAGKAMLYFLTFSTLALVIGMIVANVVQPGAGMNIDPASLDPTAVATYASKAHEQSIVGFLTNIIPTTIVGAFADGDILQVLFFSVLFGIALAMVGEKGEQVVGFLNALTAPVFKLVAILMKAAPIGAFGAMAFTIGKYGIGSIANLAMLIGTFYITSLLFVLVVLGAVARYNGFSILALLRYIKEELLLVLGTSSSEAALPGLMNKMEKAGCKRSVVGLVIPTGYSFNLDGTNIYMTLAALFIAQATGIQLSWGDQILLLLVAMLSSKGAAGITGAGFITLAATLSVVPSVPVAGMALILGIDRFMSECRALTNLVGNAVATIVVARWENELDTAQLARALGGETEDTSAAGLQPAE, from the coding sequence ATGATCGCAGCACCATTCGATGCAGTCGCAGACAGCAAGGGCAAGAAGCCCTTTTATTCCCATCTTTACGTCCAGGTTCTCGCGGCCATCGCCGCGGGCATCCTGCTCGGCCATTTCTACCCGGAACTCGGCGCGCAATTGAAGCCGCTCGGCGATGCCTTCATCAAGCTCGTCAAGATGATCATTGCGCCGGTCATCTTCCTGACGGTTGCGACCGGCATTGCCGGTATGAGCGACCTGAAAAAGGTCGGCCGCGTCGCCGGCAAGGCGATGCTGTACTTCCTGACCTTCTCGACGCTGGCGCTCGTCATCGGCATGATCGTCGCCAATGTCGTCCAGCCCGGTGCCGGCATGAACATCGATCCGGCTTCGCTCGATCCCACCGCCGTCGCGACCTATGCCTCGAAGGCGCATGAGCAGAGCATCGTCGGCTTCCTCACCAACATCATCCCGACGACGATTGTCGGCGCCTTCGCCGATGGCGACATTCTGCAGGTGCTGTTCTTCTCGGTGCTGTTCGGCATCGCGCTCGCCATGGTCGGCGAGAAGGGCGAGCAGGTCGTCGGCTTCCTCAATGCCCTGACGGCTCCGGTCTTCAAGCTCGTCGCGATCCTGATGAAGGCCGCCCCGATCGGCGCTTTCGGCGCCATGGCCTTCACGATCGGCAAATACGGCATCGGCTCGATCGCCAACCTCGCCATGCTGATCGGCACTTTCTACATCACCTCGCTGCTCTTCGTTCTCGTCGTTCTCGGCGCCGTCGCCCGCTATAACGGCTTCTCGATCCTGGCGCTGCTGCGCTACATCAAGGAAGAGCTGCTGCTGGTTCTCGGCACCTCTTCGTCTGAAGCTGCACTGCCGGGGCTGATGAACAAGATGGAAAAGGCCGGCTGCAAGCGCTCGGTCGTCGGCCTCGTCATCCCGACAGGCTATTCCTTCAACCTCGACGGCACCAACATCTACATGACGCTGGCCGCGCTGTTCATTGCCCAGGCAACCGGCATCCAGCTCTCCTGGGGCGACCAGATACTGCTCCTGCTCGTGGCGATGCTGAGCTCGAAGGGTGCTGCCGGCATCACCGGCGCCGGCTTCATCACGCTTGCTGCGACGCTCTCCGTCGTGCCCTCCGTGCCGGTCGCCGGCATGGCGCTCATCCTCGGCATCGACCGCTTCATGTCGGAATGCCGGGCGCTGACGAACCTCGTCGGCAATGCCGTGGCGACGATCGTCGTGGCGCGCTGGGAAAACGAGCTGGATACGGCGCAGCTTGCCAGAGCCTTGGGCGGCGAGACCGAGGACACGTCGGCTGCAGGGCTTCAGCCGGCGGAATAA
- the greA gene encoding transcription elongation factor GreA, whose amino-acid sequence MVEKVPMTQGGFVKLQEELRWRQQEERPRIIEAIAEARAHGDLSENAEYHAAKEAQSHNEGRISELEDLTARAEVIDLTKMSGDKIKFGAKVKLVDEDTEEEKTYQIVGDQEADVKAGRISISSPIARALIGKEVGDSIEVNAPGGSKAYEILQVTWG is encoded by the coding sequence ATGGTTGAAAAGGTACCGATGACACAGGGTGGTTTCGTCAAGCTGCAGGAAGAGCTGCGCTGGCGTCAGCAGGAGGAGCGCCCCCGAATCATCGAGGCGATCGCCGAAGCCCGTGCTCATGGCGACCTTTCCGAAAACGCCGAATACCACGCCGCCAAGGAAGCCCAGAGCCACAATGAAGGCCGCATCAGCGAGTTGGAAGATCTGACGGCGCGCGCCGAGGTCATCGATCTCACCAAGATGTCGGGCGACAAGATCAAGTTCGGCGCCAAGGTGAAGCTCGTCGACGAGGATACCGAGGAAGAAAAGACCTACCAGATCGTCGGCGACCAGGAAGCCGACGTCAAGGCCGGCCGCATCTCGATCTCCTCTCCGATCGCCCGCGCGCTGATCGGCAAGGAAGTCGGCGATTCCATCGAGGTCAATGCGCCGGGCGGCTCGAAGGCCTACGAGATCCTCCAGGTGACCTGGGGCTGA
- a CDS encoding IS4 family transposase: protein MRHDNSVFHDLLKRIPWTIFERLVEEHQADKHVRRLSTKSQLIALLYGQLAGAVSLREIVGSLESHSARLYHLGARPVSRSTFADANGLRPSAVFTELFTQMLARAGRGLKRAIGEAVYLIDGSSLPLSGAGSQWARFSDQACGAKMHVVYDANAERPIYAAVTAANVNDITAAKEMPIEAGATYVFDLGYYDFGWWAKLDAAGCRIVTRLKSHTKLTASAEQAVNEDAGILFDRIGLLPQRQARSRRNPMNRPVREIGVRIETGKILRIFSNDLTAPAEEIAALYKRRWAIELFFRWVKQTLKIRHFLGNSENAVRIQVAVALIAYLLLQMAKADQATIISPLAFARLVRTNLMHRKRIDRLLKPRNNPPGNPGQMSLQW, encoded by the coding sequence GTGCGGCATGACAATAGCGTCTTTCATGATCTGTTGAAGCGGATTCCGTGGACGATCTTCGAAAGACTTGTGGAGGAGCATCAGGCCGACAAGCATGTTCGGCGGCTGTCGACGAAGAGCCAGTTGATCGCCCTGCTTTACGGCCAGCTTGCCGGTGCCGTCAGCCTGCGCGAGATCGTCGGGTCCCTGGAAAGCCATAGTGCCCGCCTTTACCATCTCGGCGCTCGCCCGGTGTCGCGCTCGACTTTCGCCGATGCCAACGGCCTGCGTCCGAGCGCCGTTTTTACCGAGTTGTTTACGCAGATGCTGGCCCGCGCCGGGCGCGGCCTCAAGCGGGCCATCGGCGAGGCGGTCTATCTGATCGACGGCAGCAGTCTGCCACTTTCCGGGGCGGGATCGCAGTGGGCCCGCTTTTCCGATCAGGCCTGCGGCGCCAAGATGCACGTCGTCTATGATGCCAATGCCGAACGGCCGATCTATGCGGCCGTCACCGCGGCCAATGTCAACGACATCACCGCCGCCAAGGAGATGCCGATCGAGGCGGGCGCCACCTATGTCTTCGATCTCGGCTATTACGATTTCGGCTGGTGGGCGAAGCTGGATGCCGCCGGCTGCCGCATCGTCACCCGCCTCAAGTCCCATACGAAACTGACAGCGAGCGCCGAGCAGGCGGTCAACGAGGATGCCGGCATCCTGTTCGACCGCATCGGCCTGTTGCCGCAGCGCCAGGCCAGGAGCCGCCGCAATCCGATGAACCGGCCGGTGCGCGAGATCGGCGTGCGGATCGAAACCGGCAAGATATTGCGCATCTTCTCCAACGATCTTACCGCCCCGGCCGAGGAGATCGCCGCACTTTACAAGCGCCGCTGGGCGATCGAACTGTTCTTCCGCTGGGTCAAGCAGACGCTGAAAATCCGCCATTTCCTCGGCAACAGCGAAAATGCAGTGCGCATCCAGGTGGCCGTCGCTCTGATCGCCTATCTGCTGCTGCAGATGGCAAAGGCCGACCAGGCCACCATCATAAGCCCGCTGGCCTTCGCCCGCCTGGTGCGCACCAACCTGATGCACCGCAAAAGGATCGACCGCCTGCTAAAACCACGCAACAACCCTCCCGGAAATCCCGGCCAGATGAGCCTCCAATGGTGA